One segment of Mycolicibacterium sp. YH-1 DNA contains the following:
- the fdxA gene encoding ferredoxin, translated as MTYVIGSGCVDVMDKSCVQECPVDCIYEGDRSLYINPDECVDCGACKLICRVEAIEYETDLPEGERHHLEDNAAFFTLTLPGRDAPLGSPGGAAQLGRVGVDTPLVAAMPPREHSGH; from the coding sequence ATGACCTACGTGATTGGAAGCGGCTGCGTCGACGTGATGGACAAGTCATGTGTGCAGGAGTGTCCTGTCGACTGCATCTACGAAGGTGACCGCTCGCTGTACATCAATCCCGATGAGTGCGTGGACTGCGGCGCGTGCAAGTTGATCTGCCGCGTCGAGGCCATCGAGTACGAGACCGATCTTCCCGAGGGGGAACGGCACCACCTCGAGGACAACGCCGCATTCTTCACCCTGACTCTGCCGGGCCGTGACGCACCGCTGGGTTCGCCGGGCGGTGCGGCACAGCTCGGGCGGGTCGGCGTCGACACTCCACTGGTCGCGGCGATGCCCCCGCGCGAGCACTCCGGCCACTGA
- a CDS encoding NAD(P)H nitroreductase encodes MAYQVATNHVVTGDVIASAVQLACRAPSVHNSQPWRFVGEGGGILHLYLDRDRLVDTDASGRQAVISCGAVLDHLRVAMAAAGWATNVDYYPNPNDHTHLASLDFSAMPFVTEAHRQRADAILSRHTDRLPFAAPADWGTFEPQLRHAVDSDLAALDVLSEDSRPLLAEAAELTEALRMYDSSYHAELDWWTAPFDSFDGIPPSSLVSAPESDRVDIGRNFPVTHLYRERRAQVTEDRSRVLVLSALGDTRRDMLTCGEALSMTLLEATMAGLATCPLTHLTEVKASRDIVTELTGRPLAQVLIRVGTVPVLDETPPPTPRRPLSAVLSWKPGVAGLHR; translated from the coding sequence ATGGCGTATCAAGTGGCGACCAATCATGTGGTGACCGGCGATGTCATTGCCAGCGCCGTGCAGCTCGCCTGCCGGGCCCCCTCGGTTCACAACAGCCAGCCCTGGCGATTCGTCGGGGAAGGCGGCGGAATCCTCCATCTGTACCTGGACCGCGACCGCCTCGTCGACACCGATGCCTCAGGAAGGCAGGCTGTCATCAGTTGCGGTGCGGTACTTGACCACTTGCGGGTCGCGATGGCCGCAGCCGGATGGGCGACGAATGTCGACTATTACCCGAATCCCAATGATCACACGCACCTGGCGTCGCTCGACTTCTCTGCGATGCCGTTCGTGACGGAGGCACATCGGCAGCGCGCCGACGCCATCCTGTCCCGGCACACCGATCGCCTGCCGTTTGCCGCGCCGGCTGACTGGGGAACCTTCGAACCGCAGCTGCGTCATGCCGTCGACTCCGATCTCGCAGCGCTGGACGTGCTCTCCGAGGACTCCCGTCCGCTGCTTGCCGAGGCGGCCGAACTGACCGAGGCGCTGCGGATGTACGACTCCTCCTACCACGCCGAACTGGACTGGTGGACCGCGCCTTTCGATTCATTTGACGGAATCCCACCGAGTTCACTGGTGTCGGCGCCCGAGAGTGACCGCGTCGACATCGGCCGCAACTTCCCGGTCACGCACCTCTACCGGGAGCGGCGCGCGCAGGTGACCGAGGACCGATCGAGGGTTCTCGTGCTCTCGGCGCTCGGGGACACTCGCCGCGACATGCTCACCTGCGGCGAGGCCCTGTCCATGACACTTCTGGAGGCCACCATGGCGGGTCTGGCCACCTGCCCACTGACCCACCTCACCGAGGTCAAAGCGAGCCGCGACATCGTCACCGAGTTGACCGGACGGCCACTAGCCCAGGTCCTGATCAGAGTGGGTACGGTGCCCGTGCTGGACGAGACACCGCCCCCGACTCCGCGGCGGCCGCTGTCCGCCGTGCTCTCCTGGAAGCCCGGGGTCGCCGGACTGCACCGCTGA
- a CDS encoding zinc-binding alcohol dehydrogenase family protein — protein MNAWVVRAPGPMATNPLSYERKPIPRPSAGELLVRVDACGVCRTDLHVSEGDLPVHRARVTPGHEIVGTVTELGRDVTGHSVGDRVGVAWLRRTCGACAYCLRGAENLCPNSAYTGWDEDGGYAEYCTVPAPFAYHLPDGYDDVELAPLLCAGIIGFRALQRASLPRGGRLGIYGFGGSAHLTAQIALAQGATVHVMTRGAQAQQLALALGAASATGAYDAPPEPLDSAILFAPVGDLVPVALRALDRGGVLSIAGIHLSDIPTLNYERELFYEREIRSVTANTRADGEAFLAFAAEHRLQVTTHRYELAEAQQALIDLEAGRFDGAAVLCNAQS, from the coding sequence ATGAACGCGTGGGTGGTTCGCGCGCCCGGCCCGATGGCGACAAACCCGTTGAGCTACGAACGCAAACCGATCCCCCGACCGAGTGCGGGCGAATTGCTGGTGCGGGTGGACGCGTGCGGAGTGTGCCGCACCGATCTGCACGTCAGCGAGGGTGACCTGCCCGTGCACCGTGCGCGAGTCACCCCCGGTCACGAGATCGTGGGCACGGTGACCGAACTCGGGCGCGACGTGACGGGCCACTCGGTTGGCGACAGGGTTGGTGTCGCGTGGCTGCGCAGGACCTGTGGCGCATGCGCCTACTGCCTTCGCGGCGCCGAGAACCTCTGCCCCAACTCGGCGTACACCGGATGGGATGAGGACGGCGGCTACGCCGAATACTGCACCGTCCCAGCACCCTTCGCCTATCACCTGCCCGACGGCTATGACGATGTCGAGCTTGCTCCCCTGCTGTGCGCGGGCATCATCGGGTTCCGCGCACTGCAGCGGGCCAGCCTTCCCCGAGGCGGCCGGCTCGGTATCTACGGCTTCGGTGGCAGCGCGCATCTCACGGCCCAGATCGCCCTGGCGCAGGGGGCCACCGTCCACGTGATGACGCGGGGCGCACAGGCGCAACAGTTGGCGCTCGCCCTCGGTGCCGCGTCGGCGACCGGAGCCTACGACGCTCCTCCGGAGCCGTTGGACAGCGCCATATTGTTCGCGCCGGTCGGTGACCTCGTACCGGTCGCATTGCGGGCTCTGGATCGCGGCGGCGTCCTGTCGATCGCCGGCATCCATCTCAGCGACATACCCACGCTGAACTACGAGCGAGAACTGTTCTACGAACGCGAGATCCGCAGTGTCACCGCAAACACCCGCGCGGACGGCGAGGCGTTCCTGGCCTTCGCTGCCGAGCATCGACTGCAGGTGACGACTCACCGATATGAGTTGGCTGAGGCTCAGCAGGCCCTCATCGACTTGGAGGCCGGCCGTTTCGATGGCGCTGCGGTCCTGTGCAACGCACAGTCTTGA
- the narI gene encoding respiratory nitrate reductase subunit gamma gives MAAGEIFWDVVPYVVLAIVIVGTWWRYRYDKFGWTTRSSQLYESRLLRIASPMFHFGILVVIFGHFIGLVIPQTWTDAVGLSQHAYHVQAVILGSIAGVSTLTGIALLIYRRRTTGPVFMATTVNDKLMYVVLVAAIVAGLCATALGSGLVGEEHNYRQTVSIWFRSIWILQPRGDLMTQAPLYFQVHVLIGLALFALWPFTRLVHAFSAPIGYLFRPYIIYRSRDVAAKDHLVGSAPQRRGW, from the coding sequence ATGGCCGCGGGCGAGATCTTCTGGGACGTCGTGCCCTATGTCGTCCTGGCCATCGTGATTGTCGGCACCTGGTGGCGCTACCGCTACGACAAGTTCGGGTGGACCACCCGATCGTCGCAACTCTACGAGTCACGGCTGCTGCGGATAGCGAGCCCGATGTTCCACTTCGGCATCCTGGTGGTCATCTTCGGCCACTTCATCGGACTGGTCATCCCGCAGACCTGGACGGACGCCGTCGGGCTGAGTCAGCACGCCTACCACGTCCAGGCCGTGATTCTCGGCTCGATCGCCGGGGTCTCGACCCTGACCGGCATCGCGCTGCTCATCTACCGGCGACGCACCACGGGCCCGGTGTTCATGGCCACCACAGTCAACGACAAGCTGATGTACGTGGTGCTCGTGGCCGCAATCGTGGCCGGCTTGTGCGCGACCGCCCTGGGGTCGGGCCTGGTCGGCGAGGAGCACAACTACCGCCAGACGGTGTCGATATGGTTCCGATCCATCTGGATCCTGCAGCCGCGGGGCGACTTGATGACGCAGGCGCCCCTGTACTTTCAGGTGCACGTTCTGATCGGCCTGGCACTGTTTGCGCTCTGGCCGTTCACGCGGCTGGTGCACGCGTTCAGCGCACCGATCGGCTACCTGTTCCGCCCCTACATCATCTACCGCAGCCGCGATGTCGCCGCCAAGGACCATCTGGTGGGGTCCGCGCCACAGCGCCGGGGCTGGTGA
- the narJ gene encoding nitrate reductase molybdenum cofactor assembly chaperone, with protein MRLLNRGGGNVISLHDRAVWQCASLLLAYPDESLAERLRTVDELRAAVRDRAAELLAHTITALRTADPMRAAADYVETFDLRRSSTMYLTYWTAGETRNRGGEMHAFTQAYLDAGVQPPADEAPDHLPVVLEFAATVDPVVGRRLLVEHRVPIDVLHDGLVDHGSPYAHTVAAVCATLPAPSDQDARRAQRLAQAGPPAEAVGLQPFTLTVPPRRAEGGR; from the coding sequence ATGAGGTTGCTCAATCGCGGTGGCGGAAACGTGATCTCACTGCACGACCGTGCGGTCTGGCAGTGTGCCTCGTTGCTGCTGGCATATCCCGATGAGTCCCTGGCCGAGCGCCTTCGCACCGTCGACGAACTGCGAGCCGCAGTGAGGGATCGCGCGGCCGAGCTGCTGGCGCACACCATCACCGCGCTGAGAACGGCCGATCCGATGCGGGCGGCGGCCGATTACGTCGAGACGTTCGACTTGCGCCGGAGTTCGACGATGTACCTGACCTACTGGACCGCAGGCGAGACCCGCAACCGCGGCGGGGAGATGCACGCGTTCACGCAGGCCTACCTCGATGCCGGCGTGCAGCCACCCGCGGACGAGGCGCCCGATCACCTACCGGTCGTGCTCGAGTTCGCCGCGACCGTGGACCCCGTGGTGGGGCGGCGCCTGCTCGTCGAGCACCGCGTGCCGATCGACGTGCTGCACGACGGGCTCGTCGATCACGGCTCGCCGTACGCCCACACCGTCGCCGCGGTGTGCGCGACGCTGCCCGCCCCCAGCGACCAGGACGCACGTCGGGCGCAGCGGCTGGCTCAGGCCGGCCCACCGGCGGAAGCGGTTGGACTGCAACCATTCACATTGACGGTGCCGCCGCGACGGGCCGAAGGAGGTCGGTGA